One stretch of Oncorhynchus tshawytscha isolate Ot180627B linkage group LG19, Otsh_v2.0, whole genome shotgun sequence DNA includes these proteins:
- the LOC112218718 gene encoding class E basic helix-loop-helix protein 41 isoform X1, with protein sequence MDEKISRLQDRQFMDHADFLGVEYSSLYMCKSKRGLKREDGKDAYKLPHRLIEKKRRDRINECIGQLKDLLPEHLKLTTLGHLEKAVVLELTLKHLNALTAVTEQQHQEILAFQNGDLSMKVPIRADLDAFHSGFQACAKEVLQYLNKLENWNACEQRCAQLISHLHKVSAQFQPGTTLLHPQLPARDALDRDGHKPDSQAGHDRVSVIQRSHGELNENDTDTDSGYGGEAEKNDGKKGCDRSKLQGPKAVKIKQEFEDDHTAKKTKMNWAGNCTTSADMTTRPDLVFMNSLMGITGVGQTPFCMPFYFINPSAAASYMPLFDKSNLEKFVYPAAAAATISSQFHWLYPSLNSHASAAAAATAGVFSRMSTEKISGFGSDSKDSPSDDSDMSNVAEPGSPDEREDNLENDEDDDDDKELGDESPDNENDST encoded by the exons ATGGATGAAAAAATTTCGCGTCTGCAGGACAGGCAATTTATGGATCATGCTGATTTCTTAGG GGTGGAATACTCCTCACTCTACATGTGTAAATCGAAAAGAGGGCTGAAGCGCGAAGATGGCAAG GACGCGTACAAGTTACCACACCGATTgatagagaagaagaggagagacagaatcaATGAGTGTATCGGACAGTTAAAGGATTTGTTACCCGAACATCTCAAACTGACA ACGCTCGGGCATTTGGAGAAAGCAGTTGTTCTTGAGTTAACTTTGAAGCATTTAAACGCTTTGACTGCAGTCACTGAGCAGCAGCACCAGGAGATTCTGGCTTTTCAGAATG GGGATCTATCAATGAAAGTGCCCATTCGCGCTGATTTGGATGCGTTCCACTCAGGGTTCCAAGCGTGTGCCAAAGAGGTCCTGCAGTACCTAAACAAGTTGGAGAACTGGAATGCATGTGAGCAGCGGTGCGCGCAACTAATCAGCCACTTGCACAAAGTCTCGGCGCAGTTTCAGCCTGGTACGACACTGCTCCATCCCCAGCTACCTGCCAGAGACGCGCTCGACCGCGATGGCCACAAACCAGACAGCCAAGCCGGACATGACCGCGTATCAGTCATACAGAGGAGCCATGGAGAGCTTAACGAGaatgacacagacacagacagtggaTACGGGGGTGAGGCGGAAAAGAATGATGGGAAGAAAGGATGTGACCGGAGCAAACTGCAGGGGCCCAAGGCAGTAAAGATAAAGCAGGAGTTCGAGGATGACCACACTGCCAAGAAAACAAAGATGAACTGGGCTGGAAACTGCACGACAAGCGCAGACATGACCACCAGACCTGATCTGGTCTTCATGAATTCGTTGATGGGAATAACTGGCGTGGGACAGACTCCCTTTTGCATGCCCTTTTACTTCATAAACCCCTCGGCGGCAGCGTCCTACATGCCTCTATTTGACAAAAGTAACCTAGAGAAGTTTGTGTACCCAGCTGCGGCAGCGGCCACGATCTCATCTCAGTTTCACTGGTTATACCCCAGCCTCAACTCGCATGCGTCGGCAGCTGCGGCCGCAACAGCCGGTGTTTTTTCCCGTATGTCGACAGAGAAGATCTCTGGATTCGGTTCCGATTCCAAGGACTCTCCCTCCGACGACAGTGACATGTCAAACGTGGCGGAGCCGGGCTCACCTGATGAGAGGGAGGACAATCTTGAGAATGATGAAGATGACGATGATGATAAGGAATTAGGGGATGAGTCCCCAGACAATGAAAATGACAGTACATAA
- the LOC112218718 gene encoding class E basic helix-loop-helix protein 41 isoform X2: MISFLERVEYSSLYMCKSKRGLKREDGKDAYKLPHRLIEKKRRDRINECIGQLKDLLPEHLKLTTLGHLEKAVVLELTLKHLNALTAVTEQQHQEILAFQNGDLSMKVPIRADLDAFHSGFQACAKEVLQYLNKLENWNACEQRCAQLISHLHKVSAQFQPGTTLLHPQLPARDALDRDGHKPDSQAGHDRVSVIQRSHGELNENDTDTDSGYGGEAEKNDGKKGCDRSKLQGPKAVKIKQEFEDDHTAKKTKMNWAGNCTTSADMTTRPDLVFMNSLMGITGVGQTPFCMPFYFINPSAAASYMPLFDKSNLEKFVYPAAAAATISSQFHWLYPSLNSHASAAAAATAGVFSRMSTEKISGFGSDSKDSPSDDSDMSNVAEPGSPDEREDNLENDEDDDDDKELGDESPDNENDST; this comes from the exons ATGATTTCATTTTTAGAACG GGTGGAATACTCCTCACTCTACATGTGTAAATCGAAAAGAGGGCTGAAGCGCGAAGATGGCAAG GACGCGTACAAGTTACCACACCGATTgatagagaagaagaggagagacagaatcaATGAGTGTATCGGACAGTTAAAGGATTTGTTACCCGAACATCTCAAACTGACA ACGCTCGGGCATTTGGAGAAAGCAGTTGTTCTTGAGTTAACTTTGAAGCATTTAAACGCTTTGACTGCAGTCACTGAGCAGCAGCACCAGGAGATTCTGGCTTTTCAGAATG GGGATCTATCAATGAAAGTGCCCATTCGCGCTGATTTGGATGCGTTCCACTCAGGGTTCCAAGCGTGTGCCAAAGAGGTCCTGCAGTACCTAAACAAGTTGGAGAACTGGAATGCATGTGAGCAGCGGTGCGCGCAACTAATCAGCCACTTGCACAAAGTCTCGGCGCAGTTTCAGCCTGGTACGACACTGCTCCATCCCCAGCTACCTGCCAGAGACGCGCTCGACCGCGATGGCCACAAACCAGACAGCCAAGCCGGACATGACCGCGTATCAGTCATACAGAGGAGCCATGGAGAGCTTAACGAGaatgacacagacacagacagtggaTACGGGGGTGAGGCGGAAAAGAATGATGGGAAGAAAGGATGTGACCGGAGCAAACTGCAGGGGCCCAAGGCAGTAAAGATAAAGCAGGAGTTCGAGGATGACCACACTGCCAAGAAAACAAAGATGAACTGGGCTGGAAACTGCACGACAAGCGCAGACATGACCACCAGACCTGATCTGGTCTTCATGAATTCGTTGATGGGAATAACTGGCGTGGGACAGACTCCCTTTTGCATGCCCTTTTACTTCATAAACCCCTCGGCGGCAGCGTCCTACATGCCTCTATTTGACAAAAGTAACCTAGAGAAGTTTGTGTACCCAGCTGCGGCAGCGGCCACGATCTCATCTCAGTTTCACTGGTTATACCCCAGCCTCAACTCGCATGCGTCGGCAGCTGCGGCCGCAACAGCCGGTGTTTTTTCCCGTATGTCGACAGAGAAGATCTCTGGATTCGGTTCCGATTCCAAGGACTCTCCCTCCGACGACAGTGACATGTCAAACGTGGCGGAGCCGGGCTCACCTGATGAGAGGGAGGACAATCTTGAGAATGATGAAGATGACGATGATGATAAGGAATTAGGGGATGAGTCCCCAGACAATGAAAATGACAGTACATAA